The segment TTTTCTGCCTTTTCGTACAAACCAAAaagtttaatgttattttatacatacagaaaaataataaaaaatataagttgtacaaaaattatttaagtattcattagatattcatttttgtcttggtacataatatacgataatatacaatatcatatacctatatagtagttATCATCACAATCAAACTTAACGAccatcgataaaataataaatgaaaacaattatatagatagtacctacctatgtatttttattttttatattacgtaattattatgcaccttatatttttaataattttctatatgtgtaacataatttaaatactaaatattaaacattttggtTTGGTCGAAAAACGATTCGTCTGAAAATCGAAGGTTTCAATTTTGGTAAAAATGGTTCTCACCCATGAAGGTGACTAACGACTAACGAGCTCGTTACCTTCGGGTCTATAGACGTTCAAGTACAGACAGTCCTCGGAAATCTTGACAGGACCAGGGCTGACGGTGGAGAACAGCCGATGGACGGGATGTGACCGGACTGGCGGGTCCGGGATGCAGGCTGGTTTGTGTGCAGACCCAACGAGGACGCCGCTCCACGTGGGCGGTGGATCGACATCAGGCGGTGCAAACCGCAAGTTGCCGATGGGTGGTTTAGCGAACGGTATACCCAGATACGTCCAGGCCCTGTTTCC is part of the Acyrthosiphon pisum isolate AL4f unplaced genomic scaffold, pea_aphid_22Mar2018_4r6ur Scaffold_1121;HRSCAF=1594, whole genome shotgun sequence genome and harbors:
- the LOC103311222 gene encoding pyrethroid hydrolase Ces2a-like, translated to MVPLNQARSSAMGCRNRMRGSSLLLAAYVCVCVWGSQVQSQRAGGGNRDAPVVNIPRQGAVSGVEVQLNKIGNRAWTYLGIPFAKPPIGNLRFAPPDVDPPPTWSGVLVGSAHKPACIPDPPVRSHPVHRLFSTVSPGPVKISEDCLYLNVYRPEGNELVSR